A single region of the Lotus japonicus ecotype B-129 chromosome 4, LjGifu_v1.2 genome encodes:
- the LOC130712206 gene encoding uncharacterized protein LOC130712206, giving the protein MSQDSSKKLTPEMNAYGVKVLGLKSKTPKSSRVSKSSPHTSEIAIAQGIPQPSSDLSKMKGKKARSKSDASKAKKKMVTRSSEATQGVNSEAEINSSTGDDVADPCITEVLETPLKEVLHADVDPIVPSPSNNQSSHGGDSDCNKDSDHLEEEVIVPNSTPSVDKDMHVKDVQNVIENSESDEVLLNTLGASASVASKRQKMTVVRKYSTRSSCKKLGLGLSENKKRKKVIILDDDTPVVQNFKRKVHKDNATPVVDETPTVELDKTDTGSAARKRKIGKRIPENVPAAPLDNISFHSEESVGKWKYVYQRRIAQERELTGEILHCQEIMELIEAAGLLKTVTEIGGCYDKLVREFIVNITTNCTVSGHPDFRKVFVRGRCVHFSPEIINQYLGRSTIVTGNEELSLSVITNELTAGQVMEWPVKGLLSSTHLSVKYAILNRIGAANWAPTTHNSDISSGLEKLIYLIGTKAQFDFGEYVFAQTMKHADTFAVKLPIGFPCLLCGIILSQHPQILLVDEDPSKKASPLTIDYRLLAGAHVSDVAGLAEMTQGEGTSSQKTPETPIAALIAVSKMLQDTITSCTLRKKNVDTLIMLLTKGKRPLEDNAADDQDAAGISDDDTSASA; this is encoded by the coding sequence ATGAGTCAAGATTCTAGCAAGAAACTCACTCCTGAGATGAATGCTTACGGGGTAAAGGTATTGGGTTTGAAATCCAAAACCCCAAAATCTTCAAGGGTTTCAAAatcctctcctcatacctctgaAATCGCAATTGCTCAAGGTATTCCTCAACCATCGTCTGATCtgagtaagatgaaagggaaaaaGGCTCGATCCAAGTCAGATGCGTCCAAagcaaagaagaagatggtaaCGAGAAGCTCTGAGGCAACCCAGGGAGTAAATTCCGAGGCTGAAATCAACTCAAGTACAGGTGATGATGTTGCTGATCCTTGTATCACTGAAGTGTTGGAAACTCCTCTCAAGGAAGTTTTACATGCAGATGTAGATCCAATTGTTCCATCACCAAGCAATAATCAATCAAGCCACGGTGGTGATTCTGATTGCAACAAGGATTCTGATCATCTTGAGGAAGAGGTAATTGTTCCCAACTCTACTCCCTCTGTTGATAAAGATATGCATGTCAAGGATGTTCAGAATGTCATTGAGAACTCAGAATCTGATGAGGTGTTGCTCAACACCCTTGGTGCTTCTGCTTCTGTTGCTTCAAAGAGGCAAAAGATGACTGTTGTTCGTAAGTACTCTACGCGTTCCTCTTGCAAGAAgttaggtttgggtttgagtgagAACAAGAAGCGCAAGAAGGTCATTATTCTTGATGATGATACTCCTGTTGTACAGAATTTCAAAAGAAAGGTTCACAAAGATAATGCTACTCCTGTTGTTGATGAGACTCCAACTGTGGAGTTGGATAAGACAGATACTGGTTCTGCTGCTCGAAAGCGCAAGATTGGGAAACGAATTCCAGAAAACGTGCCTGCTGCTCCTTTGGATAACATTTCCTTTCACTCTGAAGAAAGTGTTGGTAAGTGGAAGTATGTTTATCAGCGCAGGATTGCTCAAGAGAGGGAATTGACTGGTGAGATTTTGCATTGTCAAGAAATTATGGAACTTATTGAGGCTGCTGGGTTGTTGAAAACTGTTACTGAGATTGGAGGCTGCTATGACAAGTTGGTGAGAGAATTTATTGTGAATATAACTACAAATTGCACTGTGTCTGGGCATCCTGATTTCAGGAAAGTTTTTGTGCGTGGTAGGTGTGTACATTTTTCTCCTGAGATCATTAATCAGTATTTGGGAAGGAGCACTATTGTCACAGGAAATGAAGAGCTGTCCTTGAGTGTTATCACTAATGAACTCACGGCTGGTCAGGTTATGGAATGGCCTGTCAAAGGCTTGTTGTCTTCTACTCATTTGAGTGTAAAGTATGCTATCTTGAATCGCATTGGTGCTGCAAATTGGGCTCCTACCACCCACAACTCAGATATTTCTTCAGGTttggaaaaattaatttatctgaTTGGTACTAAGGCTCAGTTTGATTTTGGTGAATATGTCTTTGCTCAAACTATGAAGCATGCTGACACCTTTGCTGTCAAGCTCCCTATTGGGTTTCCGTGTTTACTTTGTGGGATTATCTTGAGTCAACATCCTCAAATTCTCCTTGTTGATGAGGATCCTAGCAAGAAGGCTAGTCCTCTCACTATTGATTACAGGCTGCTAGCTGGTGCCCATGTTTCTGATGTTGCTGGTTTGGCTGAGATGACTCAGGGGGAGGGTACTTCCTCTCAGAAGACTCCTGAGACTCCTATTGCTGCGCTTATTGCGGTGTCTAAGATGCTTCAGGACACAATTACTAGTTGTacattgaggaagaagaatgtggaCACTCTCATTATGCTGTTGACTAAAGGCAAGAGGCCTCTTGAAGACAATGCTGCTGATGATCAAGATGCTGCTGGTATTTCTGATGATGACACTTCTGCTAGTGCTTAG